One window of Populus nigra chromosome 5, ddPopNigr1.1, whole genome shotgun sequence genomic DNA carries:
- the LOC133694416 gene encoding precursor of CEP5-like — MAQMKLLCAFVFLVLFFSQEFKFIEGRHLKTRTSNKFLQKELVENNSKLHVNEKSDKTVNATPMSPSSPPSPVVTEPHPSPPGHVDDFRPTAPGHSPGVGHSLQN; from the coding sequence ATGGCCCAAATGAAGTTGCTCTGTGCCTTTGTTTTCCTCGTACTCTTCTTCTCCCAAGAGTTTAAGTTCATTGAGGGAAGGCATTTGAAGACCAGAACCTCTAACAAGTTCCTTCAAAAGGAACTTGTTGAGAACAATAGTAAGTTACATGTCAATGAAAAGTCCGATAAAACAGTCAATGCTACTCCAATGTCTCCATCTTCACCCCCATCTCCGGTTGTTACCGAGCCCCATCCATCTCCACCAGGCCATGTTGATGACTTCAGACCTACTGCCCCAGGCCACAGCCCTGGTGTTGGGCATTCCCTACAGAACTAG